A portion of the Flavobacterium magnum genome contains these proteins:
- a CDS encoding peptidylprolyl isomerase — MAVLSKIRQRSILLIAVIGFCLFAFIIGDLVQSNLFSRSANNIGSVNGHDLPMDEFKTKVENVTKSSQGATQAQAVNYVWEYEVNNALLDAEFEKLGLQVGDDQIIDILKQNPQIGQNPMFMGPSGTFDIAKFDAVAANGPEAKNFVAESKKDAAENAKKQIYNTLLRAGAYTTALEGKMKYKMEADKVSFDYVSVLFSTIKDSDVKVSDDEIIAYMRKDEKRYKSEENRELDYVIFEDKASKADEDAIKSKMDAFMAPRVEYVNGKNDTIPSFANATDITEYVNSNSDTPYDSSYVAKKDLPAQFAEQLYNLPVGKVFGPYIYNNGYWLSKSMGREAGANVKASHILLAYKGAMRAAPTVTRSKEEALAKANEILAEANAKPEMFFMLAMQNSDDSSKQQGGDLGYFSKGANSLTKKFADYIFTNPIGKVGLVETEFGYHIIKVTDKQDGVRLATISKKIEPSAETVNSVYNKAVKFQMDAKDKSFDQVAKAAKLTINPSVKVRAMDENLGTITNQRQIVKWAFNKDTKVGSVERFEVANTGHVIVRLKKINEEGLLPLDEARPMIELKLKNQKKIALIKSKMKGGSLEAIAAANATKVQTVADRTLETASLEGVGLEQRVVATAMVTPASKMSAPIEGMSGVYVVKTTAYTKAPALPSYKDYVAKLKMNNGNTMQRISASLKKDAEIDDNRSLFY, encoded by the coding sequence AGTTCACAGGGCGCTACACAGGCCCAGGCGGTAAATTACGTTTGGGAATATGAAGTGAACAACGCTTTACTTGATGCCGAATTTGAAAAGCTCGGTCTGCAGGTGGGTGATGACCAGATCATTGACATCCTGAAACAGAATCCGCAAATTGGACAAAATCCAATGTTTATGGGGCCTTCAGGTACTTTTGATATTGCTAAGTTCGACGCTGTTGCGGCCAACGGACCTGAGGCTAAAAATTTCGTTGCAGAATCTAAAAAGGACGCTGCCGAAAATGCCAAAAAACAAATTTACAACACTTTGCTAAGGGCCGGCGCTTACACTACCGCACTTGAAGGCAAGATGAAATACAAGATGGAGGCCGACAAGGTGAGCTTTGATTATGTGTCGGTATTGTTCTCAACGATTAAGGACAGCGACGTAAAAGTATCCGATGATGAGATTATCGCCTACATGAGGAAAGATGAAAAGCGATACAAGTCGGAAGAGAACCGTGAACTCGACTACGTGATTTTTGAAGACAAAGCCTCCAAAGCTGATGAAGATGCGATCAAGTCGAAAATGGATGCGTTTATGGCACCGAGGGTGGAATACGTCAACGGAAAGAACGATACCATTCCTAGTTTTGCCAACGCTACGGATATCACTGAATACGTAAATTCAAATTCGGATACGCCGTACGACTCTTCTTATGTAGCTAAAAAGGATCTGCCTGCGCAATTTGCCGAGCAATTGTACAATCTTCCGGTAGGAAAGGTTTTCGGTCCGTACATCTACAACAACGGCTACTGGCTGTCAAAGTCTATGGGTCGTGAAGCGGGCGCAAACGTAAAGGCAAGCCACATCCTTTTGGCTTACAAAGGCGCAATGCGTGCAGCTCCGACGGTAACAAGGTCTAAAGAAGAAGCTTTGGCGAAAGCCAATGAAATATTAGCTGAAGCCAATGCAAAGCCTGAAATGTTTTTCATGCTGGCGATGCAGAATTCAGATGATTCCTCAAAACAACAGGGAGGTGATTTGGGTTATTTCTCGAAGGGAGCCAACAGCCTGACAAAGAAATTCGCCGATTATATTTTTACGAACCCTATCGGTAAAGTAGGTTTGGTAGAGACAGAGTTCGGATACCATATCATTAAAGTAACTGACAAGCAGGACGGTGTACGTCTGGCGACCATTTCCAAAAAGATCGAACCGTCAGCTGAAACCGTGAATTCGGTTTACAATAAAGCAGTGAAATTCCAGATGGATGCCAAAGACAAGTCGTTTGATCAGGTGGCCAAAGCCGCTAAGCTGACGATCAACCCATCAGTGAAAGTCAGGGCTATGGACGAGAATCTTGGCACTATTACAAACCAAAGGCAGATTGTGAAATGGGCCTTCAATAAGGACACCAAGGTCGGCAGCGTTGAACGTTTCGAAGTAGCCAATACCGGACACGTTATCGTCAGGCTGAAGAAAATTAACGAAGAAGGCTTGCTTCCTTTGGATGAGGCCAGGCCGATGATTGAGTTGAAATTGAAGAACCAAAAGAAAATAGCCTTAATCAAGTCGAAAATGAAAGGTGGGTCACTTGAAGCGATTGCAGCCGCAAATGCGACTAAAGTACAGACTGTTGCTGACCGTACACTTGAAACCGCAAGTCTTGAAGGCGTAGGGTTAGAGCAAAGGGTCGTAGCTACAGCGATGGTGACACCGGCAAGCAAAATGTCTGCCCCGATTGAAGGCATGTCAGGCGTGTATGTCGTGAAAACAACCGCCTACACTAAGGCACCAGCGCTTCCATCTTACAAGGACTACGTAGCGAAACTGAAAATGAATAATGGAAATACGATGCAACGCATTTCCGCTTCATTGAAAAAAGACGCCGAGATTGACGACAACAGGAGCTTATTTTACTAA
- a CDS encoding GYDIA family GHMP kinase, with the protein MQRFYSNGKLMLTGEYLVLDGARALALPTKFGQDLVVNPASDKKIHWKSYDADHSVWFEDTIDFSDIRDENDREKQDSVRHTLVTMLREAYLLNRSLIDNSDGYSVTTHLTFPKHWGLGTSSTLINNIAQWLDIDAYTLLKNSFGGSGYDIACAQNDFPLLYRLENGDPVVETAAFRPAFASQLYFVYLNKKQNSRTAIASYYKHREGIDRQVSVIDGITEAILHANTLSDFAELLEKHEATMGDVLDMTPVKHLLFPDFNGTVKSLGAWGGDFVLAISSEDPKTYFAGKGYTTVIPYLDMVL; encoded by the coding sequence TTGCAGCGTTTTTACAGCAACGGGAAGTTGATGCTCACAGGCGAATACCTCGTGCTTGACGGCGCGCGGGCTTTGGCGTTGCCTACAAAATTCGGACAGGATCTCGTTGTCAACCCAGCATCGGATAAAAAAATACATTGGAAAAGTTACGACGCTGACCATTCGGTCTGGTTCGAGGACACGATTGATTTCAGCGATATTCGCGATGAAAATGACAGAGAAAAACAGGATTCCGTCAGGCATACCCTCGTTACGATGCTGCGTGAAGCTTATCTCCTGAACCGGTCTTTGATTGACAATTCGGACGGCTACAGCGTCACGACACACCTGACGTTCCCAAAACACTGGGGATTGGGCACTTCCTCGACACTGATCAACAACATCGCCCAATGGCTGGACATCGATGCTTACACGCTGCTCAAAAACAGTTTTGGCGGCAGTGGTTATGACATCGCCTGCGCGCAAAACGATTTCCCATTGCTGTATCGACTTGAAAATGGGGACCCCGTTGTGGAGACAGCCGCATTCCGGCCGGCATTCGCATCGCAACTGTATTTCGTTTACCTTAATAAAAAGCAGAACAGCAGGACTGCCATTGCTTCGTATTACAAGCACCGTGAGGGTATTGACAGGCAGGTTTCGGTTATTGATGGTATTACCGAGGCAATACTGCACGCCAATACTTTGTCAGACTTCGCGGAATTACTCGAGAAACACGAAGCGACGATGGGTGATGTGCTTGATATGACACCCGTAAAGCATCTCTTATTCCCGGATTTTAATGGCACTGTGAAAAGCCTCGGGGCCTGGGGTGGAGATTTTGTCCTCGCGATCTCATCGGAGGATCCCAAAACGTATTTTGCAGGAAAAGGCTACACCACGGTTATTCCGTACCTGGATATGGTGCTCTAA
- a CDS encoding hydroxymethylglutaryl-CoA reductase, degradative, giving the protein MNEAISGFSKLSKAEKIRLIARNYFKDADAAEALVKSYWNSDEKLQQLHDEFIENTISNFYLPLGIAPNFLINGRYHTVPMATEESSVVAAAAKAAKFWASRGGFRTTVIGTEKIGQVHFLYTGDKDKLQAFFDKVKPDFFTETQSITKNMQQRGGGILDIELRDKTQLMPDYYQLHATFETKDSMGANFINSCLEQFALTLKTNALQYDGFSETEKELKVVMSILSNYVPHCIVRAEVSCAVADLREKNIENPELFAENFVQAVRIAAVEPFRAVTHNKGIMNGVDSVVVATGNDFRAIEAGVHAYAARKGSYTSLSEARIEDGIFYFSLELPLALGTVGGLTTLHPLVKFCHGLLGNPSAQELMQITAAVGLAQNFAALRSLTTTGIQQGHMKMHLNNIINQFEVSAEERELIATHFQQHAVSHSAVVDFINHLKSN; this is encoded by the coding sequence ATGAACGAGGCCATTTCAGGATTTTCCAAATTATCCAAAGCAGAAAAAATCAGGCTGATTGCCAGAAATTATTTTAAAGATGCTGATGCGGCAGAAGCCTTGGTGAAATCCTACTGGAACTCCGACGAAAAACTCCAACAGCTTCACGATGAATTCATTGAAAACACGATTTCGAACTTCTACCTCCCACTCGGCATCGCGCCGAATTTCCTGATCAATGGCCGATACCACACCGTCCCCATGGCGACTGAGGAGAGCTCGGTTGTCGCAGCAGCGGCCAAGGCGGCCAAATTCTGGGCGTCGCGTGGTGGTTTCAGGACGACGGTCATCGGTACAGAGAAAATCGGGCAGGTTCATTTTTTATATACGGGCGACAAGGATAAGCTTCAGGCTTTTTTCGACAAAGTGAAACCTGATTTTTTTACCGAAACGCAAAGCATCACCAAAAACATGCAGCAGCGCGGCGGCGGCATACTCGACATTGAACTTCGCGACAAGACCCAGCTGATGCCCGATTACTACCAGCTGCATGCGACATTTGAGACTAAAGATTCGATGGGTGCCAACTTTATCAACTCCTGCCTGGAACAGTTTGCATTAACGCTAAAGACAAATGCCCTTCAATACGATGGCTTTTCGGAAACGGAAAAAGAGCTGAAGGTCGTGATGAGCATCCTGTCCAATTATGTGCCCCATTGTATTGTCAGGGCCGAAGTGTCCTGCGCGGTGGCCGACCTGCGCGAAAAAAATATTGAAAACCCCGAACTATTTGCGGAAAATTTCGTGCAGGCTGTCCGCATTGCGGCAGTCGAACCTTTCCGCGCGGTGACGCACAATAAGGGCATCATGAACGGGGTAGATTCGGTCGTGGTCGCCACCGGAAACGATTTCCGCGCCATCGAAGCGGGTGTCCATGCTTATGCCGCAAGAAAGGGAAGTTACACCAGCCTTTCCGAGGCACGTATCGAAGACGGGATTTTTTACTTTTCGCTTGAATTGCCTTTGGCACTGGGAACCGTGGGGGGACTGACCACCCTGCACCCATTGGTGAAATTCTGCCACGGACTGCTTGGGAACCCCTCAGCACAGGAGCTGATGCAGATTACGGCGGCGGTGGGCCTCGCACAGAACTTTGCGGCGCTGCGTTCGCTGACCACCACAGGAATCCAGCAGGGACACATGAAAATGCACCTGAATAATATCATCAACCAGTTTGAGGTTTCGGCCGAAGAAAGGGAACTGATCGCTACGCATTTTCAGCAGCATGCCGTGTCGCATTCCGCGGTAGTCGATTTCATCAACCATCTAAAGTCGAATTAG
- a CDS encoding PA0069 family radical SAM protein codes for MHEENGYIKGRGAQKNVDNRFFAASYEMRDDFLNYCEAEGDRADDNRTHYLEVFPKTIVNKVESRDVGMEFSMNAYQGCEHGCIYCYARNSHEYWGYSAGLDFERKILVKKNAPLLLEEKLRSKNWKAHPIVMSGNTDCYQPAEKRFQITRQCLEVFLKYRHPVAIITKNALISRDMDIVSALAKENLIGVNVSITSMNEKTRQLLEPRTATIAKRLETVKRLAEHGVPVNVMLAPIIPGINSHEILPLAKAAADAGALSIAHTVVRLNGAIGEIFTDWIQKAMPDRAEKVLNQIRACHNGALHDSRWGERMRGEGEFAEMMRSQMAMARRRFFAGKQFPELNTALYEQYKGGQLSLF; via the coding sequence ATGCACGAGGAAAACGGGTATATTAAGGGAAGAGGTGCACAAAAAAATGTGGACAACCGTTTTTTTGCGGCATCTTATGAGATGCGCGACGATTTCCTGAATTACTGTGAGGCAGAAGGCGACAGGGCCGACGACAACCGCACCCATTACCTTGAAGTATTCCCGAAAACGATTGTAAACAAGGTCGAAAGCCGCGATGTAGGCATGGAATTCTCAATGAATGCGTATCAGGGTTGCGAACACGGCTGCATTTATTGTTATGCGCGCAACAGTCATGAGTATTGGGGCTATAGCGCCGGACTGGACTTTGAGCGGAAGATTCTCGTAAAAAAGAATGCGCCCTTATTGCTGGAGGAGAAGCTCCGGAGCAAAAACTGGAAAGCGCACCCCATCGTCATGTCCGGCAATACCGATTGCTACCAGCCTGCAGAAAAGCGTTTCCAGATCACACGGCAGTGCCTGGAAGTGTTCTTAAAATACAGGCATCCGGTAGCGATCATCACCAAAAACGCGCTGATTTCACGTGATATGGATATCGTGTCGGCATTGGCGAAGGAAAATCTTATCGGAGTAAATGTGTCCATCACTTCGATGAACGAAAAGACAAGACAATTGCTGGAACCGCGCACGGCGACAATCGCAAAGCGGTTAGAGACCGTAAAAAGGCTTGCGGAACATGGCGTTCCGGTAAATGTGATGCTCGCACCGATTATCCCGGGGATCAACAGCCACGAGATCCTGCCTTTGGCAAAGGCTGCCGCTGATGCCGGTGCGCTGTCGATTGCGCATACCGTCGTCAGGCTCAATGGTGCCATCGGAGAAATCTTTACCGATTGGATCCAGAAGGCGATGCCTGACCGCGCCGAGAAAGTGCTTAACCAGATCAGGGCCTGTCATAACGGGGCTTTACACGACAGCCGTTGGGGTGAACGCATGCGTGGTGAGGGTGAATTCGCCGAAATGATGCGCTCGCAGATGGCTATGGCACGTCGCAGGTTCTTTGCCGGGAAACAGTTTCCTGAACTCAACACGGCTTTGTATGAGCAATATAAAGGCGGGCAGCTCAGCCTGTTTTAG
- a CDS encoding S9 family peptidase, with protein MKIYRIIVLLVFTAISVSAQQKITIDEIYMGAFRPKGMDELQSLKNTNQYTVLNASRATRSMQVDLYDFATLEKVSTLVDSRDFEELADGIDSYTFSNDEKMLLIANRSNPIFRHSFTADFFIYDIASKKLTKMAEQVQEPVFSPDGKKVAFAKENNLYQYDLASAKTTQLTFDGRKNAIINGITDWVYEEEFAFVRAFDWSADGSKIAYIRFDESQVPEFSMNRYGQELYPTVETFKYPKAGEKNSDVSLHLIDLKTSADSEVKLGNYSDFYIPRIKWTNEANLLSVQVINRHQDNLDLIFVDGTTGKPTVILNEKDKAYIDITDNLTFLKDNSFIWTSEKDGFNHIYLYSKSGKLINQLTKGNWEVTAYYGLDEKTKTVFFQSTENGSINRDVYRIGLDGKNKKRLSSMTGTNAATFSPNFRFFINSFSSATVPPTYTLNDSKTGASIKTIVSNESLSDKLKKYDLPLKEFFMLKTAKGNELNAWIIKPKDFDATKKYPVFMYQYSGPGSQQVNNEWHANDDYWFMMLTQMGYVVACVDGRGTGFRGADFKKVTQKQLGKYEVEDQIDAAKVIGNYAYVDKDRIGIFGWSYGGFMSSNCILKGSDVFKMAIAVAPVTSWRFYDSIYTERYMQTPQENAAGYDDNSPLTFAKKLKGKFLLIHGSGDDNVHVQNSMRMIDALVNANKQFDWAIYPDKNHGIYGGYTRIQLYNKMTNFIKENL; from the coding sequence ATGAAAATATACAGGATTATCGTGTTGCTGGTTTTCACAGCCATTTCGGTTTCAGCCCAGCAGAAAATCACCATTGATGAAATTTACATGGGCGCGTTCAGGCCCAAAGGGATGGACGAACTGCAATCCCTTAAGAACACCAACCAATATACTGTCTTGAATGCGTCCCGTGCTACGCGTAGCATGCAGGTCGATTTGTACGATTTTGCCACACTCGAAAAAGTCAGCACCCTGGTCGACAGCAGGGACTTTGAGGAACTTGCCGACGGGATAGACAGCTACACCTTTAGCAATGATGAGAAAATGCTCCTCATCGCAAACCGTTCCAACCCGATTTTCAGGCATTCCTTCACCGCAGATTTTTTCATCTACGACATAGCCTCCAAAAAACTCACGAAAATGGCCGAGCAGGTGCAGGAGCCTGTATTTTCGCCAGATGGCAAGAAAGTCGCTTTTGCAAAAGAAAACAACCTGTATCAGTACGACCTGGCTTCGGCCAAGACTACGCAACTGACTTTCGATGGCAGGAAAAACGCCATCATCAATGGCATTACGGACTGGGTTTACGAAGAGGAATTTGCGTTCGTACGCGCCTTTGACTGGAGTGCCGATGGCAGCAAAATCGCTTACATCCGATTTGATGAAAGCCAGGTGCCGGAATTCTCGATGAATCGCTACGGACAGGAATTGTACCCTACTGTTGAAACTTTCAAATATCCGAAAGCGGGCGAAAAGAATTCTGACGTGTCGCTGCATTTGATTGATTTAAAAACATCCGCGGACAGCGAAGTGAAACTTGGCAATTACTCGGATTTTTATATCCCGAGGATCAAATGGACCAATGAGGCAAACCTGCTCAGCGTGCAGGTCATCAACCGCCACCAGGACAATCTCGACCTGATTTTCGTGGATGGCACCACAGGCAAACCAACCGTGATACTCAACGAAAAGGATAAAGCGTATATCGACATTACGGACAACCTGACTTTCCTCAAGGACAACAGCTTCATCTGGACAAGTGAGAAGGACGGTTTTAACCACATTTACCTGTATAGCAAAAGCGGGAAACTCATCAACCAGCTCACCAAAGGCAACTGGGAAGTTACTGCCTATTACGGCCTGGACGAAAAAACAAAAACCGTATTCTTCCAGTCTACCGAGAACGGCTCAATCAACCGCGATGTGTACAGGATCGGGCTTGATGGTAAAAACAAAAAACGGTTGTCGTCAATGACGGGTACCAATGCCGCTACTTTCAGTCCGAATTTCCGGTTTTTCATCAATTCATTTTCCAGCGCCACTGTGCCGCCAACCTATACGCTGAATGATTCAAAAACCGGCGCATCGATCAAAACAATTGTCAGCAACGAAAGCCTGTCAGACAAACTGAAAAAGTATGACCTGCCATTAAAGGAATTCTTCATGCTGAAGACAGCGAAGGGCAATGAACTCAATGCCTGGATCATAAAGCCAAAAGACTTTGATGCGACTAAGAAATATCCCGTTTTCATGTACCAATATTCAGGACCGGGTTCGCAGCAGGTTAACAATGAGTGGCACGCCAATGACGATTACTGGTTCATGATGCTTACGCAGATGGGGTATGTGGTGGCCTGTGTTGATGGGCGTGGTACGGGTTTCCGTGGGGCTGATTTTAAGAAAGTTACACAAAAGCAACTCGGGAAGTATGAGGTAGAAGACCAGATTGACGCCGCGAAAGTCATCGGTAACTATGCCTATGTGGATAAAGACAGGATTGGGATTTTCGGCTGGTCGTATGGCGGATTCATGTCGTCAAACTGCATCCTGAAAGGCAGTGACGTGTTCAAGATGGCGATCGCTGTCGCACCGGTAACGAGCTGGAGATTCTATGACAGTATCTACACAGAACGGTACATGCAGACACCTCAGGAAAACGCCGCAGGTTATGATGACAATTCCCCGCTGACGTTTGCCAAAAAACTCAAAGGCAAATTCCTGCTGATCCACGGCTCAGGCGACGACAACGTGCATGTGCAGAACTCCATGCGCATGATTGACGCGCTTGTCAATGCCAACAAACAGTTTGACTGGGCAATTTATCCCGATAAGAACCACGGAATTTACGGCGGTTATACCCGCATCCAGTTGTACAATAAGATGACGAATTTTATCAAGGAAAATTTATAA
- a CDS encoding peptide MFS transporter — protein MSETAVKTGHPKGLWVLFGTEMWERFNFYGMRAILTLFLVNSLMMKEEDASLIYGGFLGLCYLTPMLGGFIADRFFGNRNCILLGGLMMAIGQLLLFGSASVFGSNIGLANTLMWVALGIIIFGNGFFKPNISSMVGSLYPKQEKSKLDTAFTIFYMGINLGAFLGQLICPIIGDVKDVNGIRDIHAFKWGFLAASIAMLIGTAVFYMLKNKYVVTPEGRPLGGLPSKNEASDFEEGESQKAVFSTTALVVAMLAFLGLGALIHFVFDQNLIYTLIYSSGLTLAGLIISDTSLTKVERDRIFVIYIVAFFVIFFWAAFEQAGSSLTFIADNQTDRNFFGWNMPPSMVQIFNGLFVVAFAVPFSMLWDYLRSKGREPISPMKQSFGLALIAVSYFIIAHNVKDLGNDGLLAIKWLILLYLIQTCAELCLSPIGLSLVGKLSPKRFSSLLYGVFFLSNASGYALAGTLGSILPSTGDKFNKAKELGINLQDVLDKKITLTPEQAKLLADNQISDHNPVFAGFEIHNLFEFFMVFVALTGLAAVILFLLTPFLKKMMHGVR, from the coding sequence ATGAGTGAAACAGCAGTAAAGACAGGCCATCCAAAGGGACTTTGGGTATTGTTCGGCACAGAGATGTGGGAAAGGTTCAACTTTTATGGGATGCGGGCCATCCTGACCTTGTTCCTTGTAAATTCGCTGATGATGAAAGAGGAGGATGCTTCCCTGATTTATGGCGGATTTTTAGGGCTTTGCTACCTCACGCCGATGCTCGGTGGATTTATTGCGGACCGGTTCTTCGGCAACAGGAATTGTATTCTTCTTGGTGGATTGATGATGGCAATCGGACAATTGCTGCTTTTCGGAAGTGCGAGCGTTTTCGGGAGCAATATCGGATTGGCCAATACGTTGATGTGGGTTGCACTGGGAATCATCATTTTCGGAAACGGTTTCTTTAAGCCGAACATTTCGAGTATGGTAGGCAGCCTGTATCCAAAGCAGGAGAAAAGCAAATTAGATACTGCATTCACCATATTTTATATGGGAATCAATCTCGGGGCATTTCTGGGACAATTGATTTGCCCTATCATCGGGGACGTGAAAGATGTCAACGGCATTCGCGACATCCATGCTTTCAAATGGGGATTTTTAGCGGCCTCAATTGCGATGCTGATCGGAACGGCCGTTTTTTACATGCTGAAAAACAAATATGTGGTCACTCCCGAAGGCAGGCCGCTCGGAGGTTTGCCTTCGAAGAATGAAGCATCAGATTTTGAAGAAGGGGAATCTCAAAAAGCGGTATTTTCTACAACGGCCCTGGTTGTCGCCATGTTAGCGTTTTTGGGCCTTGGTGCGCTGATTCACTTTGTCTTCGACCAAAACCTGATTTACACGCTTATTTATTCGAGTGGATTGACCCTGGCGGGATTGATCATCTCAGACACTTCGTTGACCAAAGTTGAAAGAGACCGTATTTTTGTTATCTACATCGTGGCTTTTTTCGTGATATTCTTTTGGGCTGCTTTCGAACAGGCCGGGTCGTCCCTGACTTTTATTGCAGACAATCAGACTGACCGGAATTTCTTCGGCTGGAATATGCCGCCTTCGATGGTCCAGATCTTCAACGGGCTTTTTGTCGTTGCTTTCGCTGTCCCTTTCAGTATGTTATGGGATTATCTCAGAAGTAAGGGAAGGGAACCTATCTCTCCTATGAAACAGTCTTTCGGACTAGCGTTGATTGCCGTGAGTTATTTTATCATCGCACACAACGTAAAAGATTTGGGCAACGACGGCCTTCTTGCGATTAAATGGCTGATCCTTTTATATCTCATCCAGACCTGCGCCGAGCTTTGCCTTTCACCTATTGGTTTGTCACTGGTCGGAAAATTGTCGCCAAAGAGATTTTCGTCACTGCTCTACGGTGTATTCTTTCTATCCAATGCGTCAGGATATGCCCTCGCAGGTACTTTAGGATCAATCTTACCGTCTACAGGCGATAAGTTCAACAAAGCTAAGGAACTCGGAATCAACCTGCAGGATGTGCTCGACAAGAAAATCACGCTGACTCCGGAACAGGCAAAACTCCTGGCTGACAACCAGATCAGCGACCACAATCCTGTTTTTGCAGGTTTTGAAATTCACAACCTCTTTGAGTTTTTTATGGTATTTGTAGCCTTGACCGGTCTGGCCGCGGTGATTTTATTTTTGCTTACCCCATTTCTCAAAAAGATGATGCACGGCGTACGTTAA
- a CDS encoding peptide MFS transporter, with translation MWKSHPKALPYLFLSEMWERFGYYLMIGIFTLYLKDVEAGFSMTEKEASDLYGTFIALVFLTPFIGGLVADRYLGYKKSIVIGGLMMGAGYFMMGIHSLEMLYVAMTLVIVGNGFFKPNISTLLGNFYNEEKYKDKKDEGYNIFYMGINVGAFICNFFGAALKILFGWQYAFMAAGVGMFIGVVVFLLGSRHYGDKTEKKGVQQGDMPFYKIVLFILLPSVVFGIIGWLLKGVQSEANPDSSWFGSDSTDAFIFACIPVVLFYASLYFKAKSEDKRPIGALLAIFGVVILFWAVFKLNGSALNNWGDKYTDREMTGSAQQVASRLVLTDTLIYKKDSVPLYDEVFRIQKKDGNVIKTVDYPLYFRNVHKDKMPEEGSKVFTWSANLSQSINPGWVIMLTPLVVAFFTFLRNRKREPSTPTKIAFGLLISALSVLVMVAAVKAGNNGAEKVSVWWLVANYGIITIGELFLSPMGLSIVSKLSPTNITSLMMGGWFLSTSIGNKLSGVLASMWDSYEDKSHFFWVNFALLMFATLLMFVLLKQLNKVMTEKGIK, from the coding sequence ATGTGGAAAAGCCATCCTAAAGCCTTACCGTACTTATTTTTATCCGAAATGTGGGAACGTTTCGGATATTATTTAATGATCGGGATATTCACGCTGTATCTTAAAGATGTAGAGGCGGGCTTTTCGATGACTGAAAAAGAGGCGTCCGATTTGTATGGGACTTTCATCGCTTTGGTGTTCCTGACGCCATTTATAGGCGGGTTGGTGGCCGACCGTTACCTGGGTTACAAGAAATCGATTGTCATCGGTGGGCTCATGATGGGTGCTGGGTATTTTATGATGGGTATCCACTCACTGGAGATGCTTTACGTGGCCATGACGCTGGTGATTGTCGGGAACGGTTTTTTCAAGCCTAATATCTCCACATTACTCGGTAATTTCTACAACGAAGAAAAGTATAAGGATAAAAAAGACGAAGGCTACAACATTTTCTACATGGGAATCAATGTCGGGGCTTTCATCTGCAACTTCTTTGGCGCCGCGCTTAAAATCCTTTTCGGATGGCAGTACGCTTTCATGGCGGCCGGCGTCGGGATGTTTATCGGTGTTGTGGTTTTCCTGCTCGGAAGCCGTCATTATGGCGACAAGACTGAAAAGAAAGGTGTGCAGCAAGGCGACATGCCTTTTTACAAGATCGTGCTTTTTATCCTGTTGCCATCGGTTGTTTTCGGTATCATCGGATGGTTGCTCAAGGGCGTGCAATCAGAAGCCAATCCTGATTCCTCGTGGTTTGGTTCAGACAGCACCGATGCTTTTATTTTCGCCTGTATCCCCGTCGTCTTGTTTTATGCGAGTTTGTATTTTAAGGCAAAGTCAGAAGACAAGCGACCTATCGGCGCATTGCTGGCCATCTTCGGTGTCGTGATTTTGTTCTGGGCGGTCTTTAAATTGAATGGTTCTGCCCTCAACAACTGGGGCGACAAATATACCGACAGGGAAATGACAGGAAGTGCGCAGCAGGTGGCGTCGCGGCTTGTCCTTACCGATACGCTGATTTATAAAAAAGACTCTGTCCCGCTGTACGACGAGGTTTTCCGGATCCAGAAAAAGGATGGGAACGTCATCAAAACAGTTGATTACCCGCTGTATTTCCGCAACGTCCATAAAGACAAAATGCCCGAAGAAGGCAGCAAGGTGTTCACATGGTCGGCAAACCTGAGCCAGTCGATCAATCCGGGATGGGTCATCATGCTCACGCCGTTGGTAGTCGCATTTTTCACCTTTCTGCGGAATCGGAAAAGAGAGCCTTCTACCCCGACTAAAATCGCATTCGGACTGCTGATTTCGGCCTTGTCGGTCTTGGTCATGGTGGCTGCGGTCAAGGCCGGGAACAACGGCGCTGAGAAAGTCAGCGTCTGGTGGCTCGTTGCGAATTACGGCATCATCACGATCGGAGAGTTGTTCCTGAGTCCGATGGGGCTTTCCATCGTTTCGAAACTGAGTCCGACAAATATCACCTCGCTCATGATGGGCGGCTGGTTCTTATCCACTTCGATAGGAAACAAACTAAGCGGCGTATTGGCTAGTATGTGGGACAGCTACGAAGACAAAAGCCACTTCTTCTGGGTGAACTTTGCGCTGCTGATGTTCGCCACGCTGTTGATGTTTGTGCTTTTAAAGCAATTAAATAAAGTAATGACCGAAAAAGGAATTAAATAA